One genomic window of Maribacter aquivivus includes the following:
- a CDS encoding PPK2 family polyphosphate kinase, with protein sequence MDKIKVDNYSTNKNFKVADYETFEDFGKSDKELKKELSKIRRELGEFQDTIYAHGKYSILVCLQGMDTAGKDSLIREVFKDFNVSGVEVHSFKVPTELELSHNYLWRHYLVLPAKGKFGVFNRTHYENVLVTRVHPEYILNEHIPGIHTVEDIDQKFWDKRFEQINDFERHLAENGTLIFKFFLNLSKEEQRQRLLRRLALKEKHWKFSPGDLKERKLWDEYQHCYEEAISNTTHDHAPWFAVPADNKKATRIIIASILLESLKKYKDIKEPMLSDKIMANLDSYEEQLQGE encoded by the coding sequence ATGGATAAAATAAAAGTAGACAATTATAGTACCAATAAAAATTTTAAAGTTGCTGATTATGAGACTTTTGAAGATTTTGGTAAGTCAGATAAAGAACTTAAAAAAGAATTATCAAAAATTAGAAGAGAGTTAGGCGAGTTTCAAGATACTATTTATGCCCATGGAAAATATAGTATACTAGTATGTCTTCAAGGTATGGATACTGCCGGTAAGGATAGTTTAATACGTGAAGTGTTTAAAGATTTCAATGTTAGTGGTGTTGAGGTACATAGTTTTAAAGTGCCTACAGAATTAGAGCTGAGTCATAATTACCTGTGGCGTCATTATTTAGTATTACCGGCTAAAGGTAAATTCGGCGTTTTTAATAGAACCCATTATGAAAATGTATTGGTTACTAGAGTGCACCCAGAATATATATTGAACGAACATATACCAGGTATACATACGGTAGAAGATATCGATCAAAAATTTTGGGATAAAAGATTTGAGCAAATCAATGACTTTGAACGCCATCTTGCTGAGAATGGAACCTTAATTTTTAAATTCTTTCTTAACCTTTCAAAAGAAGAACAACGTCAACGTTTGCTAAGAAGACTTGCGTTAAAAGAGAAACATTGGAAATTTTCACCAGGAGATTTAAAGGAGCGTAAATTGTGGGACGAGTATCAACATTGCTACGAGGAAGCTATTTCTAATACCACTCATGATCATGCGCCATGGTTTGCTGTACCTGCAGATAATAAAAAAGCAACACGAATAATAATAGCATCTATTCTATTAGAATCGTTAAAAAAATACAAAGATATTAAAGAGCCTATGTTGAGCGATAAAATAATGGCTAATTTAGACAGCTATGAAGAACAACTACAAGGTGAATAG
- a CDS encoding M20/M25/M40 family metallo-hydrolase has translation MKNNYKVNSKLALIFVIAFTYVGLSQNSDEEQIKKLYDTALTEGTGYDWLNYLSNQIGGRLSGSIQAQQAVDYTKAQLDSLGVDNVWLQPVMVPKWVRGVPEFAYFETNPGTTTNVAICAIGGSVPTPTRGIKANIIEVEGIEQLASLGKDKIQGKIVFFNKPMDATQINTFTAYSNCVDQRYAGALEASEYGAVGVIVRSMNLRLDDYPHTGSMSYGEQAESDRIPAAAISTNAAELLSTSLKLNPEINFYFKQSCKQFNEVESYNVIGEIRGTTKPEEVIVVGGHLDSWDLGDGSHDDGAGCVQSMEVLNLFKKTGYKPKRTVRVVLFMNEENGLRGGNKYAEIANAKNEKHIFALESDSGGFSPRGFTFDSSDKDFEKVLEWKPLFEPYLVHYFEKGYSGADIGPLKKEGLVLAGLRPDSQRYFDHHHAENDTFEHVNRRELQLGAASMASLIYLVDKYGF, from the coding sequence ATGAAGAACAACTACAAGGTGAATAGTAAACTTGCTTTAATTTTTGTAATTGCTTTCACATATGTGGGACTTTCACAAAATTCAGACGAAGAGCAGATAAAGAAACTTTATGATACAGCTCTGACCGAAGGTACGGGTTATGATTGGTTGAATTATTTATCCAATCAAATTGGCGGGCGACTTTCTGGGTCAATTCAGGCGCAACAAGCTGTAGATTATACCAAAGCTCAATTAGATTCTCTAGGGGTGGATAACGTTTGGTTGCAACCGGTAATGGTGCCTAAATGGGTTAGGGGAGTACCAGAATTTGCTTATTTTGAAACAAACCCTGGTACAACTACTAATGTAGCTATTTGTGCAATAGGTGGTTCGGTGCCGACTCCTACCAGAGGTATAAAGGCAAATATCATAGAGGTTGAGGGTATTGAACAGCTAGCATCTTTAGGTAAGGATAAAATTCAAGGCAAAATAGTGTTCTTCAATAAACCAATGGACGCTACTCAGATAAATACCTTCACCGCTTATTCTAACTGCGTAGACCAACGTTATGCTGGTGCTTTAGAAGCTTCTGAATATGGAGCTGTTGGTGTTATTGTACGTTCAATGAATCTTCGTTTAGATGATTACCCTCATACAGGGTCTATGAGTTATGGCGAACAAGCAGAATCTGATAGAATTCCTGCTGCGGCAATTAGTACAAATGCTGCTGAATTATTGAGTACTTCTTTAAAATTGAATCCAGAAATCAACTTTTATTTCAAACAGAGTTGTAAGCAGTTCAATGAAGTTGAATCATATAATGTCATCGGAGAAATAAGAGGAACAACAAAACCTGAGGAGGTTATTGTTGTTGGTGGACATTTAGATTCTTGGGATTTAGGTGATGGTTCTCATGACGACGGTGCTGGTTGTGTTCAAAGTATGGAGGTTTTAAACCTTTTTAAGAAAACAGGTTATAAACCAAAACGTACCGTAAGAGTTGTTTTATTTATGAACGAAGAAAATGGTCTTAGAGGTGGTAACAAATACGCTGAAATAGCAAATGCCAAAAATGAAAAGCACATATTCGCATTAGAAAGTGATTCTGGAGGATTTTCTCCTCGCGGATTTACTTTTGATAGTTCTGATAAAGATTTTGAGAAAGTACTAGAATGGAAACCTCTTTTTGAACCCTACTTGGTTCACTATTTCGAAAAAGGATATAGTGGGGCAGATATTGGTCCGTTAAAAAAAGAGGGATTAGTATTAGCAGGTTTACGACCAGATTCTCAACGCTATTTTGATCATCACCATGCAGAGAATGATACATTTGAACATGTCAATAGACGAGAACTGCAATTAGGTGCTGCATCAATGGCTAGTTTAATATACTTAGTAGATAAATACGGATTTTAA
- a CDS encoding peptidylprolyl isomerase, whose amino-acid sequence MEDGIYAKFNTNKGEILVKLTHDKTPGTVGNFVALAEGDKENSAKGKGEPYYNGLKFHRVIPDFMIQGGCPQGRGTGDAGYKFDDEFHPELKHDAPGVLSMANSGPGTNGSQFFITHVPTPWLDNKHTIFGKVESGQDVVDAIAQDDVIESLEIVRVGDEAKKWDALKAYEDFNASGEARLADEKAKQDAELDKIAAGFDATPSGLRYKMIQKGDGAKAVKGEKVSVHYEGSLLDGQVFDSSYKRNSPIDFQLGIGQVIPGWDEGIALLQVGDKARFVIPSDLAYGSAGAGGVIPPNATLIFDVELMKVG is encoded by the coding sequence ATGGAAGACGGAATTTACGCCAAGTTCAATACAAATAAAGGCGAAATACTAGTAAAATTAACTCATGATAAAACTCCTGGTACAGTAGGTAACTTTGTTGCCTTAGCGGAGGGTGATAAAGAAAATAGCGCTAAAGGTAAAGGTGAGCCATATTACAATGGTTTAAAGTTTCATAGAGTTATTCCAGATTTTATGATTCAAGGTGGTTGTCCTCAAGGTAGAGGTACTGGTGACGCCGGTTATAAATTTGATGATGAATTTCATCCAGAATTAAAACATGACGCGCCTGGTGTTCTTTCAATGGCTAATTCTGGCCCTGGTACCAATGGTAGTCAGTTTTTTATTACTCACGTACCAACGCCTTGGTTAGATAATAAGCATACTATTTTTGGTAAAGTTGAGTCTGGTCAAGATGTTGTAGATGCTATTGCACAAGATGATGTTATAGAGTCTTTAGAAATTGTAAGAGTTGGTGATGAAGCTAAGAAATGGGATGCATTAAAAGCTTACGAAGATTTCAATGCTTCTGGTGAAGCAAGATTAGCTGATGAAAAAGCGAAGCAAGATGCTGAGCTTGATAAAATAGCAGCAGGATTTGATGCTACGCCATCTGGTCTTCGTTATAAAATGATTCAGAAAGGTGATGGAGCGAAAGCTGTAAAAGGTGAAAAAGTTTCTGTACACTATGAAGGTTCTCTTTTAGATGGTCAGGTTTTTGACTCTTCTTACAAGCGTAATTCTCCTATAGATTTTCAATTAGGTATTGGTCAGGTTATACCAGGTTGGGATGAAGGTATTGCGTTACTTCAAGTAGGTGATAAGGCACGTTTTGTAATTCCTTCTGATCTAGCATATGGATCTGCAGGAGCAGGTGGAGTTATACCACCAAATGCTACACTAATCTTTGATGTAGAATTAATGAAGGTAGGTTAA
- a CDS encoding cold-shock protein, which produces MSKGTVKFFNDSKGYGFITEDGSNEDHFVHISGLIDEVREGDVVEFELQQGKKGLNAVNVKVLD; this is translated from the coding sequence ATGAGTAAAGGAACAGTAAAATTCTTCAATGATTCTAAAGGTTACGGATTTATCACTGAAGATGGTTCAAACGAAGATCATTTTGTACACATTTCTGGCTTAATCGATGAAGTTCGTGAAGGTGATGTTGTAGAATTTGAACTACAACAAGGTAAAAAAGGATTAAACGCCGTTAATGTGAAGGTACTTGACTAG
- a CDS encoding peroxiredoxin, giving the protein MATIRLGDKAPDFTADSSMGTINLYDYLGDSWGILFSHPADFTPVCTTELGTAAKFKDEFDKRNVKMIALSVDGAASHAEWIKDINEVQDTVVNFPIIADEDKKVSHLYDMIHPNADNNLTVRSVFIIAPDKSVKLTLTYPASTGRNFYELLRVIDSLQLTANHKVATPANWEHGKDVVVSPAISTADAKNIFSKGVTEVKPYLRMTPDPTA; this is encoded by the coding sequence ATGGCAACAATACGTTTAGGTGATAAAGCACCAGATTTTACAGCAGATAGCTCAATGGGCACAATTAATTTGTACGATTACCTAGGTGACAGTTGGGGTATATTATTTTCTCATCCTGCAGATTTCACTCCTGTTTGTACTACTGAATTAGGAACAGCAGCCAAATTCAAAGATGAGTTCGACAAGAGAAATGTAAAGATGATCGCATTAAGTGTTGATGGTGCAGCTTCGCATGCAGAATGGATCAAGGATATTAATGAAGTACAAGATACAGTAGTAAATTTCCCAATTATTGCTGATGAGGACAAGAAGGTATCTCACTTATATGATATGATACACCCAAATGCAGATAATAATCTAACGGTTCGTTCAGTATTTATTATTGCACCAGATAAATCTGTGAAACTAACATTAACTTACCCAGCATCTACAGGAAGAAATTTCTATGAGCTACTAAGAGTAATAGATTCCTTACAACTTACCGCAAATCATAAGGTTGCAACACCAGCAAATTGGGAACATGGCAAAGATGTAGTAGTGAGTCCGGCTATATCTACCGCAGACGCAAAAAATATTTTTTCAAAGGGCGTTACAGAGGTTAAACCATATTTGAGAATGACACCAGACCCTACCGCATAG